In one window of Nocardioides panacisoli DNA:
- a CDS encoding SDR family NAD(P)-dependent oxidoreductase — protein MRTQRLSSFIDTALDKTVAPGYTKIGWAVRRRLPGWPADPTPGSLRGQVAIVTGATSGLGLATAEGLAALGATVHLMVRDTDKAEGVMAGIRDRVPGADLHAVRCDIGDLGDVRRCATELLDRLDRVDVLVHNAGAMPPERTESPQGHELTMSLHVLGPVLLTELLLPLLAGGRTIMVTSGGMYGQRLRDDDPEYRNGEYSPTTAYARSKRGQVELLPVLADRWHAREVQVTATHPGWADTPGVVDSLPTFHRITGPLLRSAAQGADTTVWLAATGGDGSSGTFWHDRRRRDTHLLARTRTGAVERDRFWAWTAAALDLDPVESP, from the coding sequence ATGCGCACCCAACGCCTGAGCTCGTTCATCGACACGGCCCTGGACAAGACCGTCGCGCCGGGCTACACCAAGATCGGCTGGGCCGTCCGCCGCCGCCTCCCGGGCTGGCCCGCCGACCCCACGCCCGGGTCCCTCCGCGGCCAGGTCGCCATCGTCACCGGAGCGACCTCCGGCCTGGGCCTTGCCACGGCCGAGGGCCTGGCCGCGCTCGGCGCCACGGTGCACCTGATGGTGCGCGACACCGACAAGGCCGAGGGCGTGATGGCCGGGATCCGCGACCGGGTGCCCGGGGCCGACCTGCATGCCGTGCGCTGCGACATCGGCGACCTCGGCGATGTACGCCGCTGCGCGACCGAGCTCCTCGACCGGCTCGACAGGGTCGACGTGCTGGTGCACAACGCCGGCGCGATGCCGCCGGAGCGGACCGAGTCGCCGCAGGGGCACGAGCTCACCATGTCGCTGCACGTGCTCGGGCCGGTGCTGCTCACCGAGCTGCTGCTGCCGCTGCTGGCCGGCGGCCGGACCATCATGGTGACTTCGGGCGGTATGTACGGCCAACGGCTCCGTGACGACGACCCGGAGTACCGCAACGGCGAGTACTCGCCGACGACGGCGTACGCCCGCAGCAAGCGCGGCCAGGTGGAGCTCCTCCCGGTCCTCGCCGACCGTTGGCACGCCCGGGAGGTCCAGGTGACGGCCACCCACCCGGGCTGGGCCGACACCCCCGGCGTCGTCGACTCCCTGCCGACCTTCCACCGCATCACCGGCCCGCTGCTGCGCAGCGCGGCCCAGGGTGCCGACACCACCGTGTGGCTCGCGGCGACCGGCGGGGACGGCTCCTCGGGGACGTTCTGGCACGACCGCCGGCGACGCGACACCCACCTGCTGGCCCGCACGCGGACCGGCGCGGTGGAACGTGACCGGTTCTGGGCATGGACCGCGGCGGCGCTCGACCTGGACCCGGTCGAGAGCCCCTGA
- a CDS encoding steroid 3-ketoacyl-CoA thiolase, translated as MGTPVIVDVVRTPLGKRRGWLAGLHPAELLGFTQAEVLRRAGLDPDLVEQVVGGCVTQAGEQSNGMVRRAWLHAGLPQHTGGTVIDAQCGSGQQAAHLVHDMVAAGTIDVGVACGVEAMTRIPLGGNVPPGLGDPRPESWTIDMPNQFEAADRIARHRGLTRTDLEEFGLASQTKARAAVDEGRFKREIAPVEAPVLDDEGNPTGEVRAVEADQGLRDTTAEGLAGLSPVLPDGLHTAGTSSQISDGAAAALIMDEEKARSLGLTPRARISFHTLVGADPYYHLDGPIDATQRVLDRTGMGIGDFDIFEVNEAFASVVLSWAGQHGVDLDRVNVNGGAIALGHPVGATGVRLITTALHELERRDASTAMVSMCAGGAMATGTVLERL; from the coding sequence ATGGGTACTCCGGTGATCGTCGACGTCGTCCGCACTCCCCTGGGCAAGCGCAGGGGCTGGCTCGCGGGCCTCCACCCGGCCGAGTTGCTCGGCTTCACCCAGGCCGAGGTGCTGCGGCGCGCGGGCCTCGATCCCGACCTGGTGGAGCAGGTGGTCGGCGGCTGCGTCACCCAGGCCGGTGAGCAGTCCAACGGCATGGTGCGACGCGCGTGGCTGCACGCCGGTCTCCCCCAGCACACCGGGGGCACCGTCATCGACGCCCAGTGTGGCTCCGGACAGCAGGCAGCCCATCTGGTGCACGACATGGTGGCGGCCGGGACGATCGATGTCGGCGTCGCGTGCGGCGTCGAGGCGATGACCCGCATCCCGCTCGGGGGCAACGTGCCCCCCGGGCTGGGTGACCCGCGGCCGGAGAGCTGGACCATCGACATGCCCAACCAGTTCGAGGCCGCGGATCGCATCGCCCGCCACCGCGGTCTCACCCGCACCGATCTGGAGGAGTTCGGCCTGGCCTCCCAGACCAAGGCGCGCGCCGCGGTGGACGAGGGCCGCTTCAAGCGCGAGATCGCCCCTGTGGAGGCACCCGTCCTCGACGACGAGGGCAACCCCACGGGCGAGGTCCGCGCCGTCGAGGCCGACCAGGGACTCCGCGACACCACCGCCGAGGGGCTGGCCGGACTCTCGCCGGTCCTCCCCGACGGGTTGCACACCGCCGGCACGTCGTCGCAGATCAGCGACGGCGCCGCCGCGGCGCTCATCATGGACGAGGAGAAGGCACGCTCGCTCGGCCTCACCCCTCGGGCCCGGATCAGCTTCCACACCCTGGTGGGCGCCGATCCGTACTACCACCTCGACGGCCCGATCGACGCCACGCAGCGCGTCCTCGACCGCACCGGCATGGGTATCGGCGACTTCGACATCTTCGAGGTCAACGAGGCCTTCGCCTCCGTCGTCCTGTCGTGGGCCGGCCAGCACGGCGTCGACCTCGACCGCGTCAACGTCAACGGCGGCGCGATCGCCCTGGGCCACCCCGTCGGCGCGACGGGAGTCCGGCTGATCACCACCGCGCTGCACGAGCTCGAGCGACGCGACGCGAGCACCGCCATGGTGTCGATGTGCGCCGGCGGCGCCATGGCGACGGGCACGGTCCTCGAGCGCCTGTAG
- a CDS encoding extracellular solute-binding protein has protein sequence MRRLTTLMAGLVATGTVLSGCGFLGIGGEADLQIYSARHYDLEKAFEAFTEETGVSVEFLDGDDAELLERLKAEGEDSPADLFITVDAGMLWNAGEEGVLDEVDSAVLDEAVPADLRDSGGRWFGLAMRARTVVYDPDAVDPTEFDDSDTYAGLTDEKWQGRLCLRTAQSSYTQSLVASLIDLHGEERTREIVEGWLANDAEIKSNDVELLDAINDGECEVGITNHYYLARQIEEYGEDYDVALHWASQDGDGTHANISGAGIVASSDNKTDARALLEWLADDGQSAFVDANHELPVNPEVEPEPIAASFGPFERMPVDAEAYGALNADAVDLLAEAGYE, from the coding sequence ATGCGCCGCCTCACGACTCTCATGGCGGGCCTCGTGGCCACCGGCACGGTGCTCAGTGGCTGCGGATTCCTCGGCATCGGCGGCGAGGCCGACCTGCAGATCTACTCCGCGCGCCACTACGACCTGGAGAAGGCATTCGAGGCCTTCACCGAGGAGACCGGCGTCAGCGTGGAGTTCCTCGACGGCGACGACGCCGAACTGCTCGAGCGGCTCAAGGCGGAGGGCGAGGACTCCCCGGCCGACCTGTTCATCACCGTCGACGCCGGCATGCTGTGGAACGCCGGCGAGGAGGGCGTGCTCGACGAGGTCGACTCCGCGGTCCTCGACGAGGCGGTCCCGGCCGACCTGCGGGACTCCGGTGGCCGCTGGTTCGGGCTGGCGATGCGCGCCCGCACCGTGGTCTACGACCCCGACGCCGTCGACCCCACCGAGTTCGACGACAGCGACACCTACGCCGGGCTCACCGACGAGAAGTGGCAGGGCCGCCTCTGCCTGCGCACCGCCCAGTCGTCCTACACCCAGTCGCTGGTGGCGAGCCTGATCGACCTCCACGGCGAGGAGCGCACCCGCGAGATCGTCGAGGGCTGGCTCGCGAACGACGCCGAGATCAAGAGCAACGACGTCGAGCTGCTCGACGCGATCAACGACGGCGAGTGCGAGGTCGGCATCACCAACCACTACTACCTCGCCCGCCAGATCGAGGAGTACGGCGAGGACTACGACGTCGCGCTGCACTGGGCCAGCCAGGACGGTGACGGCACCCACGCCAACATCTCCGGCGCGGGCATCGTCGCCTCCAGCGACAACAAGACCGACGCCCGGGCGCTGCTGGAGTGGCTCGCCGACGACGGCCAGAGCGCGTTCGTCGACGCCAACCACGAGCTGCCGGTCAACCCCGAGGTGGAGCCGGAGCCGATCGCGGCCTCGTTCGGCCCGTTCGAGCGGATGCCGGTCGACGCCGAGGCCTACGGCGCGCTGAACGCCGACGCCGTGGACCTCCTGGCCGAAGCCGGCTACGAATGA
- a CDS encoding cytochrome P450, whose product MTAVDADAPLAGFDPSDPDILFERMPHEELLTLRRTAPVSWVEQDESARAGFTDTGYWAVSRHADVAAISKDQTNFSTYENGVIIRFAPDMTREELEQTRFLLINHDSPEHTKLRRIISRAFTPRAVGGLHDALKQRAETIVDAALAKDGGNFVTDIAAELPLQAIADLLGVPQEDRGKLFEWSNQMMAYDDPDVEGDQMTAFMEILAYSMAMADDRRRNPQDDIITKLVTADVDGEHLTDDEFGFFVILLAVAGNETTRNAITHGMQAFLDHPEQWELYKRERPDTAVDEMIRWATPVTVFQRTALNDVEIGGQAVKAGDRVGLFYASANYDEDVFEDPFAFDIQRDPNPHQAFGGHGAHYCIGANLARLEVKLIFDALADRDADIRLAGDPVKLRSGWINGVKEMPVSYG is encoded by the coding sequence GTGACCGCAGTGGACGCCGACGCACCCCTGGCCGGCTTCGACCCGTCCGACCCCGACATCCTCTTCGAGCGCATGCCGCACGAGGAGCTGCTGACCCTGCGTCGTACGGCGCCGGTCTCGTGGGTGGAGCAGGACGAGTCCGCCCGCGCCGGCTTCACCGACACCGGCTACTGGGCGGTGAGCAGGCACGCCGACGTCGCGGCGATCTCCAAGGACCAGACGAACTTCTCCACCTACGAGAACGGCGTCATCATCCGGTTCGCCCCCGACATGACGCGCGAGGAGCTGGAGCAGACCCGCTTCCTGCTGATCAACCACGACTCGCCCGAGCACACCAAGCTGCGCCGCATCATCTCGCGCGCCTTCACGCCGCGGGCGGTCGGCGGGCTCCACGACGCCCTCAAGCAGCGGGCCGAGACCATCGTCGACGCCGCCCTGGCCAAGGACGGTGGCAACTTCGTCACCGACATCGCCGCCGAGCTGCCGCTGCAGGCGATCGCGGACCTGCTCGGCGTGCCGCAGGAGGACCGCGGCAAGCTCTTCGAGTGGTCGAACCAGATGATGGCCTACGACGACCCCGACGTCGAGGGCGACCAGATGACGGCGTTCATGGAGATCCTCGCCTATTCCATGGCGATGGCCGACGACCGCCGTCGCAACCCGCAGGACGACATCATCACCAAGTTGGTGACCGCCGACGTCGACGGGGAGCACCTCACCGATGACGAGTTCGGGTTCTTCGTGATCCTGCTGGCCGTCGCCGGCAACGAGACCACCCGCAACGCCATCACCCACGGCATGCAGGCGTTCCTGGACCACCCCGAGCAGTGGGAGCTCTACAAGCGCGAGCGTCCTGACACCGCCGTCGACGAGATGATCCGCTGGGCCACCCCGGTGACGGTCTTCCAGCGCACCGCCCTCAACGACGTCGAGATCGGTGGCCAGGCGGTCAAGGCAGGCGACCGGGTCGGCCTCTTCTACGCGTCGGCGAACTACGACGAGGACGTCTTCGAGGACCCCTTCGCCTTCGACATCCAGCGCGACCCCAATCCGCACCAGGCCTTCGGTGGCCACGGTGCGCACTACTGCATCGGCGCCAACCTCGCCCGGCTCGAGGTGAAGCTGATCTTCGACGCGCTCGCCGACCGCGACGCCGACATCCGCCTCGCCGGGGACCCGGTCAAGCTGCGCTCGGGGTGGATCAACGGCGTGAAGGAGATGCCGGTCAGCTACGGGTGA
- a CDS encoding homing endonuclease associated repeat-containing protein yields the protein MAHQQYDDTALLDALRRAAAEAGDPLPVAAYDRVQRTHGLPSSARIVQRFGAWRTACQRAGLSAHAAPGGTGKKWTAERVTASVREFLADPEAGTSFAAYQAWAKGRADAPSGQTVRNAHGSWSAATTAARDAAGHG from the coding sequence GTGGCCCACCAGCAGTACGACGACACCGCCCTGCTGGACGCCCTGCGCCGAGCGGCGGCCGAGGCCGGCGACCCGCTCCCGGTGGCGGCGTACGACCGGGTGCAGCGCACCCACGGTCTGCCCAGCAGTGCCCGGATCGTGCAACGCTTCGGCGCCTGGCGCACCGCCTGCCAGCGGGCCGGACTCTCCGCGCACGCCGCTCCCGGCGGCACCGGCAAGAAGTGGACAGCGGAACGGGTGACCGCCAGCGTCCGCGAGTTCCTCGCCGACCCGGAGGCGGGCACCAGCTTCGCCGCCTACCAGGCGTGGGCGAAGGGCCGCGCCGACGCGCCGAGCGGCCAGACCGTCCGCAACGCGCACGGGTCGTGGTCGGCGGCGACCACGGCGGCACGGGATGCGGCGGGCCACGGGTGA
- a CDS encoding thiolase domain-containing protein yields MGKQPAAVIGVGQTHHRAERKDVSMAGLCREAMDRALADAGMTLDEVDAIVVGKAPDLFEGVMMPELYLAEALGAVGKPLLRVHTAGSVGGSTAIVASSLVQSGVHRKVLTVAFEKQSESNAMWALSVPVPFVMPVHAGAGGYFAPHVRSYIRRSGAPDHIGAMVAAKDRTNALKNPYAHLQNEGTTVESVLASTMLWDPIRYDETCPSSDGACALVIADEDVAAASPDPAWIHGTVMRSEPTSAAERDQVNPQAGREAAAALWQQAGITDPLAEIDAAEVYVPFSWFEPMWLENLGFAAEGEGWKLTEAGATAMDGRIPLNASGGVLSSNPIGASGMLRFGEAALQARGAAGEHQVDGVRRALGHAYGGGSQFFAMWVVGSDKPTS; encoded by the coding sequence ATGGGCAAGCAACCTGCAGCCGTGATCGGGGTCGGCCAGACCCATCACCGCGCCGAACGCAAGGACGTGTCGATGGCGGGCCTGTGCCGCGAGGCCATGGACCGCGCCCTGGCCGATGCCGGCATGACGCTGGACGAGGTCGACGCGATCGTCGTCGGCAAGGCCCCCGACCTCTTCGAGGGCGTGATGATGCCCGAGCTCTACCTCGCCGAGGCGCTCGGCGCGGTCGGCAAGCCCCTGCTGCGGGTCCACACCGCGGGCTCGGTCGGCGGTTCGACCGCGATCGTGGCGTCCTCGCTGGTGCAGTCCGGGGTGCACCGCAAGGTGCTCACCGTGGCCTTCGAGAAGCAGTCGGAGTCCAACGCGATGTGGGCGCTCTCGGTGCCGGTGCCGTTCGTGATGCCGGTGCACGCCGGCGCCGGTGGCTACTTCGCGCCGCACGTGCGGTCCTACATCCGCCGCTCGGGTGCGCCGGACCACATCGGCGCGATGGTCGCGGCCAAGGACCGCACCAATGCCCTCAAGAACCCCTACGCGCACCTGCAGAACGAGGGCACCACCGTGGAGTCGGTGCTGGCCTCCACGATGCTGTGGGACCCGATCCGCTACGACGAGACCTGCCCGTCCTCCGACGGCGCGTGCGCGCTCGTCATCGCGGACGAGGACGTCGCCGCCGCCTCACCCGACCCGGCCTGGATCCACGGCACCGTGATGCGCTCGGAGCCCACCAGTGCAGCCGAGCGTGACCAGGTCAACCCCCAGGCCGGGCGTGAGGCCGCCGCCGCACTGTGGCAGCAGGCCGGCATCACCGACCCGCTGGCCGAGATCGACGCCGCCGAGGTCTACGTGCCGTTCTCCTGGTTCGAGCCGATGTGGCTGGAGAACCTCGGGTTCGCCGCCGAGGGCGAGGGCTGGAAGCTCACCGAGGCCGGGGCGACGGCGATGGACGGCCGGATCCCGCTCAACGCCTCCGGCGGCGTGCTCTCCTCCAACCCGATCGGGGCATCAGGCATGCTCCGCTTCGGCGAGGCCGCACTGCAGGCGCGGGGCGCTGCCGGCGAGCACCAGGTGGACGGCGTACGCCGCGCCCTGGGCCACGCCTACGGCGGCGGGTCTCAGTTCTTCGCGATGTGGGTGGTGGGGTCGGACAAGCCGACCAGCTGA
- a CDS encoding ABC transporter ATP-binding protein, producing the protein MSAALSLSGVDKHYGDTHAVRSLDLAVEPGEIVTVVGESGCGKSTLLRLVAGLEAPDAGSVAIDERVVADARTMVPPERRRVGMVFQDHALFPHLDVAANIGFGLRHLPATDRAARIAEVLDIVGLAHVAARHPHQLSGGEQQRVALARALAPAPAAVLLDEPFSSLDENLRARVRVDTLDIMRRTGSAALVVTHDQDEALMLGDRVAVLRSGRLEQVDTPAQVFEHPANRYVATFMGDADFLPGRRAGAVVETEVGPVAADDTADPGADAEVDVMLRPHQVMVSPDPGGEARVARVEYHGAYTLHELRLPSGRHVRSRQPGATLEVGAAVRVGIVPEARPAVVPQLVGLSDPTTHIAKN; encoded by the coding sequence ATGAGCGCCGCACTGTCCCTGAGCGGCGTCGACAAGCACTACGGCGACACTCACGCCGTGCGGTCCCTCGACCTGGCCGTGGAGCCGGGCGAGATCGTGACGGTCGTGGGGGAGTCCGGGTGCGGCAAGTCCACCCTGCTGCGGCTGGTCGCCGGGCTCGAGGCGCCCGATGCCGGCAGCGTGGCGATCGACGAGCGGGTCGTCGCCGATGCCCGGACCATGGTGCCGCCCGAGCGGCGCCGGGTCGGGATGGTCTTCCAGGACCACGCGCTCTTCCCGCACCTGGACGTCGCCGCGAACATCGGCTTCGGGCTGCGCCACCTCCCCGCCACCGACCGCGCCGCGCGGATCGCCGAGGTGCTCGACATCGTGGGCCTGGCCCACGTGGCGGCCCGGCACCCGCACCAGCTCTCCGGGGGCGAGCAGCAGCGGGTCGCCCTCGCGCGCGCCCTGGCCCCCGCCCCGGCGGCGGTGCTGCTGGACGAGCCGTTCTCGAGCCTGGACGAGAACCTGCGGGCGCGGGTGCGCGTCGACACCCTCGACATCATGCGCCGCACCGGGAGCGCCGCCCTCGTCGTCACCCACGACCAGGACGAGGCGCTGATGCTGGGGGACCGGGTCGCCGTGCTGCGGTCGGGTCGCCTGGAGCAGGTCGACACCCCGGCACAGGTCTTCGAGCACCCCGCCAACCGGTACGTCGCCACCTTCATGGGCGACGCCGACTTCCTCCCCGGCCGGCGCGCGGGCGCCGTCGTCGAGACCGAGGTCGGCCCGGTCGCCGCCGACGACACTGCGGATCCCGGCGCCGACGCCGAGGTGGACGTCATGCTCCGGCCCCACCAGGTCATGGTCAGCCCGGACCCGGGCGGCGAGGCCCGCGTCGCCCGGGTGGAGTACCACGGCGCCTACACGCTGCACGAGTTGCGGCTGCCGTCGGGGCGGCACGTGCGCTCCCGCCAACCCGGCGCGACGCTCGAGGTCGGCGCAGCCGTCCGGGTCGGCATCGTGCCCGAGGCTCGCCCCGCCGTCGTACCTCAGCTGGTCGGCTTGTCCGACCCCACCACCCACATCGCGAAGAACTGA
- a CDS encoding thiolase domain-containing protein, whose protein sequence is MRDVAVVGFAQRQMTDFDGSPTCVELLVPIFAECYEQTGWTRKDVGFWCSGSSDYLAGRSFSFVSAIDSIGVLPPVNESHVEMDAAWALYEAWLKIQMGEVDTAIVFGFGKSSAGQLRRTLALQLDPYTMTPLWPDTVSLAGLQARLGIDAGRWDEAAMAEVVNRSLTDAEKNEYAVRSGGSSIEDLLARPLYADPLRKHDCAPVTDGAAAIVLAADDRAREVRDRPAWISGIAHNTDGLQLGTRDLTRSGSAERAAAAVGGLGGVEVAELHAPFSHQELLLRDALGLAGDTRINPSGGPLAGNPMFTGGAIRIGEAARRVWDGTADRVLGHATSGPALQQNLVCVMDSATSGGR, encoded by the coding sequence ATGAGAGACGTTGCCGTCGTCGGGTTCGCCCAACGACAGATGACCGACTTCGACGGGTCGCCCACCTGCGTGGAGCTGCTCGTCCCCATCTTCGCCGAGTGCTACGAGCAGACCGGCTGGACCCGCAAGGACGTCGGCTTCTGGTGCTCGGGTTCCTCGGACTACCTCGCCGGCCGCTCCTTCTCCTTCGTCTCGGCCATCGACTCGATCGGCGTGCTGCCGCCGGTCAACGAGTCGCACGTCGAGATGGACGCGGCGTGGGCCCTCTACGAGGCGTGGCTGAAGATCCAGATGGGCGAGGTCGACACCGCGATCGTCTTCGGCTTCGGCAAGTCCTCGGCCGGCCAGCTCCGGCGCACTCTCGCACTCCAGCTCGACCCGTACACGATGACGCCGCTGTGGCCCGACACCGTGTCGCTGGCCGGGCTGCAGGCGCGCCTCGGGATCGACGCGGGCAGGTGGGACGAGGCCGCGATGGCCGAGGTCGTCAACCGTTCGCTGACCGACGCGGAGAAGAACGAGTACGCCGTCCGGTCCGGCGGCTCCTCGATCGAGGACCTGCTCGCGCGGCCGCTGTACGCCGACCCGTTGCGCAAGCACGACTGTGCACCGGTGACCGACGGGGCCGCCGCCATCGTGCTCGCGGCCGACGACCGGGCACGCGAGGTGCGTGACCGGCCCGCCTGGATCAGCGGCATCGCCCACAACACCGACGGCCTCCAGCTCGGCACGCGCGACCTCACCCGGTCGGGCTCGGCCGAACGCGCGGCCGCGGCCGTGGGCGGGCTCGGCGGCGTCGAGGTCGCCGAGCTCCACGCGCCGTTCAGCCACCAGGAGCTGCTGCTGCGCGATGCACTGGGCCTGGCCGGGGACACCCGGATCAACCCGTCGGGCGGTCCGTTGGCCGGCAACCCGATGTTCACCGGGGGCGCCATCCGCATCGGCGAGGCCGCCCGTCGCGTGTGGGACGGCACGGCCGACAGGGTGCTGGGGCACGCCACCAGCGGACCGGCGCTCCAGCAGAACCTGGTGTGCGTCATGGACAGCGCGACGAGCGGAGGACGTTGA
- the map gene encoding type I methionyl aminopeptidase: protein MIELRTPTQIEEMRPAGRFIASVITALAEKAAVGVNLLELDEMAHQMIKDAGAESCYIDYHPSFGASPFGKVLCTSVNDAVLHGLPHDYTLADGDLLSVDFAAAVDGWVSDSALSVIVGEPDPKDVWLIDVAQRALDAGIAAAQPGNRLGDISHAIGSIARDEGLGVNLQFGGHGVGRTMHGDPHVPNDGRAGKGLKLRPGLVIAIEPWFLHTTDEIRFDEDGWTIRSADGSRGAHVEHTIAITEDGPLVLTDRAA, encoded by the coding sequence ATGATCGAGCTGCGCACCCCCACCCAGATCGAGGAAATGCGTCCGGCGGGACGGTTCATCGCCTCGGTGATCACCGCCCTGGCCGAGAAGGCCGCCGTGGGGGTCAACCTGCTCGAACTCGACGAGATGGCCCACCAGATGATCAAGGACGCCGGGGCGGAGTCCTGCTACATCGACTACCACCCGTCCTTCGGCGCCTCCCCGTTCGGCAAGGTGCTGTGCACCTCGGTCAACGATGCGGTCCTCCACGGCCTGCCCCACGACTACACGCTCGCGGACGGCGACCTGCTCTCGGTCGACTTCGCGGCGGCGGTCGACGGCTGGGTGTCGGACTCCGCACTGTCGGTGATCGTCGGCGAGCCCGACCCGAAGGACGTGTGGCTCATCGACGTCGCCCAGCGCGCGCTCGACGCCGGCATCGCGGCCGCCCAGCCCGGCAACCGGCTCGGCGACATCTCCCACGCGATCGGGTCGATCGCCCGCGACGAGGGCCTCGGGGTCAACCTGCAGTTCGGTGGCCACGGCGTCGGTCGCACCATGCACGGCGACCCGCACGTCCCCAACGACGGCCGCGCGGGCAAGGGCCTCAAGCTCCGGCCCGGCCTGGTCATCGCGATCGAGCCGTGGTTCCTCCACACCACCGACGAGATCCGCTTCGACGAGGACGGCTGGACCATCCGCTCCGCCGACGGCTCCCGCGGGGCGCACGTCGAGCACACGATCGCGATCACCGAGGACGGGCCGCTGGTTCTCACCGACCGGGCGGCCTGA
- a CDS encoding ABC transporter permease encodes MIRTGRGRWSLLVLVIAAVVASPVAAVAVRAATAGTPDLPRGVGTMTLGTVVLLVGTAAGCAVLGVGLAWLVSAHDFPFRRTLGWMLVLPLAVPAYILGFVYRASLDFDGMLGAITVMTLALYPYVYLMARVAFLETGPAAYDAARTLGAGRARAFRAVLLPLARPSVAAGLALVMMETLTDFATVQYFGVQTLSVGVYLTWKGSYDVASAVSLAVLVLFAAVAVLALERVLRGGARFHQRSGRGRGLARRELRGRSALAATAVAAAVAIAGFGFPVLRLVGWAVAGAGDERFDVLDSRFFDYLANSVTIAVIAAVVCVGISLAMTHTLRLGAGPLVRGATQLTTFGYAVPGAVVGIGVLALSQPIGGTVATGSVLGILFAHAIRFTAPAYQAVDASFQRISPHVTQSALTLGARPSRVLARIHLPMVRPGVAAALTLVLVDAIKELPLVLLLRPFGFSTLSVWVYQLASENFWEQAALPALVIVAVAAVPVAMLLRTSRPAELAAPVGAR; translated from the coding sequence ATGATCCGCACCGGGCGCGGCCGCTGGTCGCTCCTGGTGCTGGTGATCGCCGCGGTCGTCGCCAGCCCGGTGGCGGCGGTCGCCGTGCGCGCCGCGACCGCCGGGACGCCCGACCTTCCTCGCGGCGTGGGGACGATGACCCTCGGCACCGTCGTACTGCTGGTGGGCACCGCCGCCGGGTGCGCGGTGCTCGGCGTCGGCCTGGCGTGGCTGGTGAGCGCCCACGACTTCCCCTTCCGGCGCACGCTCGGCTGGATGCTGGTCCTGCCGCTGGCGGTGCCGGCGTACATCCTCGGCTTCGTCTACCGCGCCAGCCTCGACTTCGACGGGATGCTCGGCGCGATCACGGTGATGACGTTGGCGCTCTATCCCTACGTCTACCTGATGGCGCGCGTGGCGTTCCTCGAGACCGGCCCCGCGGCATATGACGCCGCCCGCACGCTGGGCGCCGGACGTGCCCGCGCCTTCCGCGCCGTGCTCCTGCCCCTGGCGCGGCCGTCGGTCGCCGCGGGACTGGCGCTGGTGATGATGGAGACGCTGACCGACTTCGCCACGGTGCAGTACTTCGGGGTCCAGACCCTCTCGGTCGGTGTCTACCTCACCTGGAAGGGCAGCTACGACGTCGCCTCGGCGGTCTCGCTGGCCGTGCTGGTGCTCTTCGCCGCCGTGGCCGTCCTCGCCCTCGAGCGGGTGCTGCGTGGCGGGGCGCGGTTCCACCAGCGCAGTGGACGGGGACGCGGGCTCGCGCGGCGTGAGCTGCGTGGCCGATCCGCGCTGGCCGCCACAGCGGTCGCAGCGGCGGTCGCGATCGCCGGCTTCGGGTTCCCGGTGCTCCGACTCGTGGGCTGGGCGGTTGCGGGCGCCGGCGACGAACGCTTCGACGTGCTGGACTCGCGGTTCTTCGACTACCTCGCCAACAGCGTCACCATCGCGGTCATCGCCGCCGTGGTCTGCGTGGGGATCTCGCTCGCGATGACCCACACCCTCCGTCTCGGTGCAGGTCCGCTGGTGCGGGGTGCCACCCAGCTCACGACCTTCGGGTACGCCGTCCCCGGGGCCGTGGTCGGCATCGGCGTCCTCGCGCTGTCCCAGCCCATCGGCGGCACGGTCGCGACCGGCTCGGTGCTGGGCATCCTCTTCGCCCACGCGATCCGTTTCACGGCGCCGGCCTACCAGGCTGTCGACGCCAGTTTCCAACGCATCTCGCCCCACGTGACCCAGTCGGCCCTGACGCTGGGCGCGCGCCCCTCGCGCGTCCTCGCACGGATCCACCTGCCGATGGTGCGGCCCGGTGTCGCCGCCGCCCTGACCCTCGTGCTCGTCGACGCGATCAAGGAGCTCCCGCTCGTGCTGTTGCTGCGTCCGTTCGGTTTCTCCACCCTGTCGGTGTGGGTCTACCAGCTGGCCTCGGAGAACTTCTGGGAGCAGGCAGCACTGCCGGCGCTGGTGATCGTCGCGGTGGCGGCCGTCCCCGTCGCGATGCTGCTGCGGACGTCCCGGCCAGCCGAGCTCGCGGCCCCGGTGGGTGCCCGATGA